One window of Mesorhizobium loti R88b genomic DNA carries:
- a CDS encoding 4-aminobutyrate--2-oxoglutarate transaminase, whose translation MKNSAISERKNQSISRGVGMTTQIYADRAENSEIWDVEGRRYIDFSSGIAVVNTGHRHPRVIEAVKAQLDRFTHTCHQVVPYESYVRLAERLNAMLPGKFEKKTIFVTTGAEAVENAIKIARNATGRQAVIAFAGGFHGRTFMGMALTGKVVPYKVGFGAMPGDVYHAPFPVPLHGVSTADSLAALDRLFKADVDPARVAAIIIEPVQGEGGFYDAPRDFLVALRKLCDQHGMLLIADEVQTGFARTGKMFAMDHHEVAADITTMAKSLAGGFPLAAVTGRAEIMDAPGPGGLGGTYGGSPIGVAAAHAVLDVIEDEKLCDRANTLGARLKQRLQSIRDDVPEIVDIRGLGFMNAVEFNDVKKGLPSAEIANAIRLKALDKGLILLTCGVYGNVIRFLAPITIQDEIMNEALDILESSIREVCAA comes from the coding sequence ATGAAGAATTCAGCCATTTCCGAACGCAAGAACCAGTCGATCTCGCGCGGCGTCGGCATGACCACGCAGATCTATGCTGACCGGGCTGAAAACTCGGAAATCTGGGATGTCGAAGGCCGCCGCTACATCGACTTCTCCTCGGGCATCGCCGTCGTCAACACCGGCCACCGCCATCCCAGGGTGATCGAGGCGGTCAAGGCGCAGCTCGACCGCTTCACCCACACCTGCCATCAGGTCGTGCCTTATGAGAGCTATGTCAGGCTGGCCGAACGGCTGAACGCCATGCTGCCCGGCAAGTTCGAGAAGAAGACGATCTTCGTTACGACCGGCGCCGAGGCGGTCGAGAACGCCATCAAGATCGCCCGCAACGCCACTGGTCGTCAGGCCGTCATTGCCTTCGCCGGCGGCTTCCACGGCCGCACCTTCATGGGCATGGCGCTGACCGGCAAGGTCGTGCCCTACAAGGTCGGCTTCGGCGCCATGCCGGGCGACGTCTACCACGCGCCGTTCCCGGTGCCGCTGCACGGTGTTTCTACAGCCGATTCGCTTGCCGCGCTCGACCGCCTGTTCAAGGCCGACGTCGATCCGGCCCGCGTCGCCGCCATCATCATCGAGCCTGTCCAGGGCGAGGGCGGCTTCTACGACGCGCCACGCGATTTCCTGGTTGCACTGCGCAAGCTGTGCGACCAGCACGGTATGCTGCTGATCGCCGACGAGGTGCAGACCGGCTTTGCCCGCACCGGCAAGATGTTTGCCATGGATCACCATGAAGTCGCGGCCGACATCACCACCATGGCCAAGAGCCTGGCCGGCGGCTTCCCGCTGGCGGCGGTCACCGGCCGCGCCGAGATCATGGATGCGCCCGGCCCCGGCGGGCTCGGCGGCACCTATGGCGGCAGCCCGATCGGCGTCGCCGCGGCACATGCGGTGCTCGATGTGATCGAGGACGAAAAGCTGTGCGACCGCGCCAACACGCTGGGCGCGCGGCTGAAGCAGCGCCTGCAATCGATCCGCGACGACGTGCCCGAGATCGTCGACATCAGGGGCCTCGGCTTCATGAACGCTGTCGAGTTCAACGATGTGAAGAAAGGCCTGCCATCGGCCGAAATCGCCAATGCGATCCGGCTGAAGGCGCTCGACAAGGGCCTGATCCTGCTGACCTGCGGCGTCTACGGCAACGTCATCCGTTTCCTGGCGCCGATCACCATCCAGGACGAGATCATGAACGAAGCGCTCGACATCCTGGAAAGCTCGATCCGCGAAGTCTGCGCTGCCTGA